A single window of Sulfurovum riftiae DNA harbors:
- a CDS encoding cytochrome c family protein, translated as MKQMVFLQIFILFISIFSFSQAKYLDNHSCNECHEKIYEEYQTSHHAKGYFNDTLHRKIADKVSTKKYECATCHMPMADNIDDLISGKARPDKANKTHTDAISCYFCHTIAYVKNAHKFNVNTKARQAKNYKPTLYGRLSNPDDSDKHSSASNPVYAKKVCMGCHSHKLNDNNVTIFRAMDKKQDSEGCIKCHMPEIAGGAEKMDKRARGWHASHKFLGIHDEAFRKTGMDINITVKGKKLKIKLTNKMEHPLIIQPARVKFLKITVKRGDKVIWSNYTKEAEEDKQGYFAYSFQQKGHPVIIPATATDGSANNIAAKESRILEYEVPVLQTGDVVTVGLYVQFAKNACTKVISLEESNLTDEVLMKEVKIVLP; from the coding sequence ATGAAACAAATGGTTTTTCTACAAATTTTCATTCTTTTTATTTCAATTTTCTCTTTTTCTCAGGCAAAGTATCTGGACAACCACTCCTGTAATGAGTGCCATGAAAAGATCTATGAGGAATACCAGACCTCTCACCATGCCAAAGGGTATTTCAATGACACATTGCACCGGAAGATCGCAGACAAGGTCAGTACGAAGAAATATGAATGTGCCACCTGTCATATGCCTATGGCAGACAATATAGATGACCTAATCAGCGGCAAGGCACGGCCAGACAAAGCCAACAAGACCCACACCGATGCGATCTCCTGTTATTTCTGCCATACGATCGCCTATGTCAAGAATGCACATAAATTCAATGTTAATACCAAAGCCAGACAGGCAAAGAACTATAAACCGACACTTTACGGACGATTGTCAAATCCTGATGACAGCGACAAGCACTCGTCTGCCTCCAATCCTGTTTATGCCAAAAAAGTCTGTATGGGCTGCCATTCGCATAAACTGAATGACAACAATGTCACTATTTTCAGAGCAATGGATAAGAAGCAGGACAGTGAAGGATGCATCAAATGTCATATGCCTGAGATAGCCGGGGGAGCGGAGAAAATGGATAAGCGGGCGAGAGGTTGGCATGCCAGTCACAAGTTTTTGGGTATTCATGATGAAGCATTCAGAAAAACGGGTATGGATATCAATATCACTGTAAAGGGAAAAAAGCTGAAGATCAAATTGACCAATAAGATGGAACACCCGCTCATCATCCAGCCTGCACGTGTAAAGTTTTTGAAGATCACTGTGAAGAGAGGAGACAAAGTAATTTGGTCCAATTACACAAAAGAGGCAGAGGAAGACAAACAGGGATACTTCGCCTACAGTTTTCAACAAAAGGGACATCCCGTGATCATTCCTGCAACGGCTACTGATGGCAGTGCGAACAATATTGCAGCCAAAGAGAGCAGGATATTGGAGTATGAGGTGCCTGTATTGCAAACAGGGGATGTCGTGACAGTAGGGCTATATGTGCAGTTCGCCAAAAATGCCTGTACAAAAGTGATTTCACTCGAAGAGAGCAATTTGACAGATGAAGTACTGATGAAAGAAGTTAAGATAGTTCTGCCATAA
- a CDS encoding nitrite reductase, giving the protein MKLNRILGLAAATSLVATLAIAGTSKMDFAQKYEKECQGCHGPIHQGGVGSDLRPKALKKKNREMLAETILNGRENTAMPAWNSTFSKDDASGMIDWLMDWKNTVELTLDFDEVHKSWTKLADRDTLAKKYPKAADVKDVRDITFATERDASLVDFIDSTTGKVLSRHKAGFAVHVTVTNKKDPRYAYSISRSGKLTMFDIAAPGQPALASVQVGQESRGLAVSPDGKYILAGNYNPGGAVLCDAHTLEPLKVYDTSRVIDPDGQIGPSRVAGIADTPYGPYFAMALKDAGHTYIIDYSKPDFPIVGDIPNIGKILHDCFLNENEGEDFGRYFQIASQGSDLMGIVDFKTKTLAAKVHTGKKSKPHPGQGSSWFNKKLGKQLNATNSMNFGSVVIWDSPGWNIVKKIPTAGGGLFVGTGEHTPWIWSDCVLGKPDKYNEVHLINKETLETDRIIKVGKTKGQLIDAKTGKVLQEWDATQHEKVPVNEKTFGKEKVLPMPTKLGAAVKEPVQPRLLHAEPANHGKWTMISEWTTGRIGIYESETGKFVKYIENLTTPTFTYSVEHRQHVPGA; this is encoded by the coding sequence ATGAAACTAAATAGAATTTTAGGTTTAGCAGCTGCAACAAGCCTTGTAGCGACGTTGGCGATTGCCGGAACATCGAAGATGGATTTTGCACAGAAGTATGAAAAAGAGTGTCAGGGATGTCACGGACCAATTCACCAGGGTGGTGTTGGATCTGACCTTAGACCAAAAGCGTTGAAAAAAAAGAATAGAGAGATGCTGGCTGAGACCATTTTAAATGGTAGGGAAAATACAGCAATGCCTGCATGGAACAGTACATTCTCTAAAGATGATGCTTCGGGTATGATCGACTGGCTGATGGACTGGAAAAACACAGTAGAACTAACACTCGACTTTGACGAAGTACATAAATCATGGACAAAATTGGCAGACAGAGATACACTTGCTAAAAAATATCCGAAAGCGGCAGATGTTAAAGATGTAAGAGATATTACATTTGCAACGGAGAGAGATGCTTCTTTGGTTGACTTTATTGACTCAACGACAGGTAAGGTACTTTCTCGTCATAAAGCAGGATTTGCGGTACACGTAACAGTAACCAATAAAAAAGATCCAAGATACGCATACTCTATCTCAAGATCAGGTAAGTTGACAATGTTTGATATCGCTGCTCCGGGACAACCTGCATTGGCATCTGTTCAGGTAGGTCAGGAATCAAGAGGTCTTGCCGTATCTCCAGATGGTAAATATATTTTGGCTGGTAACTATAACCCGGGTGGTGCAGTACTTTGTGATGCACATACACTTGAGCCTTTAAAAGTATATGATACAAGTAGAGTTATCGACCCTGACGGACAGATCGGGCCATCAAGAGTTGCAGGTATTGCAGATACTCCATACGGACCATACTTTGCAATGGCATTGAAAGATGCAGGACATACATATATTATCGATTACTCTAAACCGGACTTCCCTATTGTAGGGGATATTCCAAATATCGGTAAGATCCTTCATGACTGTTTCCTGAATGAAAACGAGGGTGAAGACTTTGGTCGTTACTTCCAGATCGCTTCTCAGGGATCAGACCTTATGGGTATTGTTGACTTTAAAACTAAAACTTTGGCAGCAAAAGTACATACAGGTAAGAAATCCAAGCCACACCCAGGTCAGGGTTCAAGCTGGTTCAACAAGAAGCTTGGCAAGCAGTTGAATGCAACAAACTCTATGAACTTCGGTTCAGTGGTCATCTGGGACTCTCCGGGCTGGAACATTGTTAAAAAGATTCCAACAGCAGGTGGTGGTCTCTTCGTCGGTACGGGTGAACATACGCCGTGGATCTGGTCTGACTGTGTACTCGGTAAGCCGGATAAGTACAATGAAGTACACCTGATCAACAAAGAGACACTTGAAACTGACAGAATCATCAAAGTTGGTAAAACAAAAGGTCAGTTGATCGATGCAAAAACAGGTAAAGTACTTCAAGAGTGGGATGCTACACAGCATGAAAAGGTACCTGTAAATGAAAAAACATTCGGTAAAGAGAAGGTCTTGCCAATGCCAACTAAACTTGGTGCAGCTGTGAAAGAGCCAGTACAGCCAAGATTGCTTCATGCAGAGCCAGCGAACCATGGTAAATGGACAATGATTTCTGAATGGACAACCGGTAGAATCGGTATCTACGAATCTGAAACTGGTAAATTTGTCAAGTATATTGAAAACTTGACAACACCTACATTTACATACTCTGTTGAGCACAGACAGCACGTTCCTGGTGCATAA
- a CDS encoding cbb3-type cytochrome c oxidase subunit I produces the protein MLNSIKTNEFAGDKGKELGMMYFRVAIILFGAQLLMGLIAAIQFLVPGFLFELFDFSVARMVHINALVVWMLYAMIGSVYFMLSDETGEQLVHAGLGKLAFWVLTAAVTVVVLVYIFVQVGAGTEATIWLINEGREYIEAPRWADIGIVVVVLIFYWNVFMTYMKGQKTGIMTVMVADLLALAGLYLAGMWFTDNISMDQFWWWWVIHLWVEATWEVFVGTLAAYALIKIIGAKREIVEMWLWIEVLMLFGSGILGLGHHYFWIGTPEYWWEIGALFSALEPVPLVAMFVHVLYDWGKEQGIAKAEGKTGSVMNNGPAMAWIVTNAFGNFLGAGIWGFFHTLPQVNIYTHGTQFTAAHGHLAFFGAYATILIGMFYMGIQYAYGIKELKATFKSKMGIFLITFGVVGMTIALTIAGYEQVLVERAELGGGWNAFFAAQELPWYIQAQMWRAIMGVVTFVGFIYLVLDLVTIGKQAKAAQAA, from the coding sequence ATGCTAAATAGTATCAAAACAAATGAATTTGCAGGCGATAAAGGTAAAGAATTAGGAATGATGTACTTCAGAGTAGCGATTATACTCTTCGGTGCACAGCTTCTTATGGGTCTTATTGCTGCGATACAGTTCTTGGTTCCGGGATTCTTGTTTGAACTGTTCGACTTTTCAGTCGCAAGAATGGTACACATCAACGCACTTGTCGTGTGGATGCTTTATGCAATGATCGGTTCTGTTTACTTTATGCTTTCAGATGAAACAGGTGAGCAGCTGGTACATGCAGGGCTTGGTAAACTGGCTTTCTGGGTATTGACAGCAGCTGTAACAGTTGTCGTTCTTGTCTATATCTTCGTTCAGGTCGGTGCCGGTACAGAAGCGACTATCTGGCTGATCAACGAAGGTAGAGAGTATATTGAAGCACCAAGATGGGCCGATATCGGTATCGTGGTTGTTGTCCTTATCTTCTACTGGAATGTTTTCATGACATACATGAAGGGTCAAAAAACAGGTATTATGACAGTAATGGTAGCTGACTTGCTTGCACTTGCCGGTCTTTACCTCGCAGGTATGTGGTTTACAGACAACATCTCAATGGATCAATTCTGGTGGTGGTGGGTTATACACCTTTGGGTTGAAGCGACTTGGGAAGTATTTGTAGGTACATTGGCAGCGTATGCACTTATCAAGATCATCGGTGCAAAAAGAGAGATCGTCGAGATGTGGCTATGGATCGAAGTATTAATGCTTTTCGGTTCAGGTATCCTCGGTCTTGGTCACCACTACTTCTGGATCGGTACACCTGAGTACTGGTGGGAAATCGGTGCACTCTTCTCCGCTCTCGAGCCGGTTCCGTTGGTAGCGATGTTCGTTCACGTACTCTATGACTGGGGTAAAGAACAGGGAATCGCAAAAGCGGAAGGCAAAACAGGTTCTGTTATGAACAATGGTCCTGCAATGGCATGGATCGTCACCAACGCGTTCGGTAACTTCCTTGGGGCCGGTATATGGGGATTCTTCCATACACTGCCACAGGTAAACATCTATACGCACGGTACACAGTTCACGGCGGCACACGGACACCTGGCATTCTTCGGAGCCTATGCAACGATCCTTATCGGGATGTTCTATATGGGTATCCAGTATGCTTACGGGATCAAAGAGCTTAAAGCAACATTCAAATCCAAAATGGGTATTTTCCTCATCACATTCGGTGTAGTGGGAATGACCATTGCCCTGACGATTGCAGGGTACGAGCAGGTACTTGTTGAAAGAGCTGAACTTGGTGGCGGATGGAATGCCTTCTTTGCTGCACAGGAACTGCCTTGGTATATTCAGGCACAAATGTGGAGAGCCATTATGGGTGTGGTGACATTCGTCGGATTCATCTATCTTGTATTGGATCTTGTTACTATCGGCAAGCAGGCTAAAGCGGCGCAAGCTGCTTAA
- a CDS encoding c-type cytochrome, with protein sequence MANRKVSVWSSIPFWRRSAAWVTGFATMLLIWLSFDTLGQISMGTDADLKNGVTKRVPAPTVINYKIDYKMDAKRGHEVPVIGEKQPFFGKEWSEQEAADLLHLGKLTSQAKNCMNCHTLLGNGAYFAPDLTKAWLDPAWQNGGALQGMTGKNTVEEAMAEFLQHPSQYPTHARMMPNLGITADEAKGLVAFLKHMSSIDTNGFPRNFSKSVETFKAGGTHAK encoded by the coding sequence ATGGCTAACAGAAAAGTTTCAGTTTGGTCGAGCATACCGTTTTGGCGTCGTTCGGCAGCATGGGTAACAGGGTTTGCAACAATGCTACTCATCTGGCTTTCGTTCGATACACTTGGGCAGATCTCAATGGGTACGGATGCAGACTTAAAGAACGGGGTAACCAAAAGGGTACCGGCTCCAACAGTGATCAACTATAAGATCGATTACAAAATGGACGCAAAAAGAGGACACGAGGTACCGGTTATCGGAGAAAAACAGCCATTTTTTGGTAAAGAGTGGAGTGAACAGGAGGCAGCAGACCTGCTACACCTTGGTAAACTTACATCTCAGGCAAAGAACTGTATGAACTGTCATACACTTTTGGGTAACGGTGCATATTTTGCTCCAGACCTTACAAAAGCATGGTTGGATCCGGCATGGCAAAATGGCGGTGCACTACAGGGGATGACAGGTAAAAATACAGTTGAAGAAGCAATGGCTGAATTCCTGCAGCACCCTTCACAGTATCCTACGCATGCACGTATGATGCCAAATCTTGGTATTACAGCGGATGAAGCAAAGGGATTGGTCGCCTTCCTCAAACATATGAGTAGTATCGACACCAACGGTTTCCCAAGAAACTTCTCGAAATCTGTTGAAACATTCAAAGCAGGAGGCACACATGCTAAATAG
- a CDS encoding branched-chain amino acid transaminase, whose product MEKAKYIWMDGELTSWDDAKVHVLTHTLHYGNGAIEGTKAYKTVDGRCAIFKLNEHTQRLLNSAKMTLMDVPYTLEELNAAQVKLLQENELFEGAYIRPLVYLGYGVMGLYHKDAPVNVSISAWKWGAYLGEEGLRKGIRLKISSMTRTPNTSGMGKAKAVANYLNSQMAKFEAVEAGYDEALLRDDQGYIAEASGACFFMVRDGKLISPPSDNTLESITQQTVIDLATDMGIEVVRRRVTREEIYIADEAFLTGTAAEVTPIREVDARVIGCGSRGPITEKLQTAYFDVVAGKNPDYIQHLTYIN is encoded by the coding sequence ATGGAAAAAGCCAAATATATCTGGATGGACGGAGAACTCACCTCATGGGATGATGCAAAAGTACATGTTCTCACACATACCCTGCACTACGGAAACGGTGCCATAGAGGGAACGAAAGCCTATAAGACAGTTGACGGAAGATGTGCGATCTTCAAGCTGAACGAACACACACAAAGATTGCTCAATTCGGCGAAAATGACCCTGATGGACGTCCCTTATACACTTGAAGAACTCAATGCCGCACAGGTCAAACTGCTGCAGGAGAATGAACTCTTCGAAGGTGCCTACATCAGACCGCTTGTCTACCTCGGTTACGGTGTTATGGGACTTTACCATAAAGATGCACCGGTCAACGTTTCCATCTCCGCATGGAAATGGGGAGCATATCTTGGCGAAGAGGGTCTGAGAAAAGGTATCCGCCTAAAGATCTCTTCAATGACGAGAACACCCAACACTTCGGGTATGGGAAAAGCCAAAGCGGTTGCCAACTACCTCAACTCACAGATGGCAAAATTTGAAGCAGTCGAAGCGGGCTACGATGAAGCACTGCTCAGAGATGACCAGGGGTATATCGCTGAAGCATCAGGAGCCTGTTTCTTCATGGTAAGGGACGGAAAACTCATCTCTCCACCAAGTGACAACACTCTGGAGTCCATTACACAGCAGACGGTCATCGACCTTGCTACGGACATGGGTATCGAAGTGGTACGCAGACGTGTCACAAGAGAAGAGATCTATATTGCAGATGAAGCCTTCCTTACAGGAACGGCTGCAGAGGTCACTCCTATCCGTGAAGTCGATGCACGTGTCATCGGATGCGGGTCACGCGGGCCTATTACCGAGAAGCTGCAGACAGCTTACTTCGACGTGGTTGCAGGAAAAAATCCTGACTACATCCAACACTTAACCTATATCAACTAG
- a CDS encoding prohibitin family protein, producing MPADMNDYFKKKKPSNNSGSNQNNSGGGNFQNPMGNMGKGAPWIFILLAIAFGLFALKPFTIINSGEVGIKINTGKFEDTPLQPGLHFFIPVLQKIVPVNTRIRLITYSDVTTGALGDGYRNYEGGLKRNPAITVLDRRGLTVNIDLAVQYRLRAETAPKTIEKWGTSWEEKIINSKVREVVRDVVGQYTAEQLPEMRNEIAAAIETKIKQSVQELPEKPVILTSVELRTINLPTKIKEQIERVQIAKQEVTIAEQMKEKAKQEAQRKAEIARGEAEKNRIEAQGEADKIRIEAEEQAKANKLISSSLTNELLQLEQIKTQGKFNDALKVNKDAQIFLTPGGAVPNIWVDAKGKEQKTISAEQ from the coding sequence ATGCCAGCAGACATGAACGATTATTTTAAAAAGAAAAAGCCCAGTAACAACAGCGGCAGCAACCAGAACAACAGTGGCGGCGGAAACTTCCAAAACCCTATGGGAAACATGGGTAAAGGGGCACCATGGATCTTCATACTCCTTGCGATTGCATTCGGACTCTTTGCCCTGAAACCTTTTACCATCATCAACTCCGGTGAAGTAGGCATCAAGATCAATACCGGTAAATTTGAAGATACACCCCTGCAGCCGGGACTTCACTTCTTCATTCCGGTACTCCAGAAGATCGTTCCGGTCAATACACGTATCAGACTCATCACCTACTCTGATGTCACGACAGGTGCACTGGGTGACGGCTACAGAAACTACGAAGGTGGTCTCAAGCGCAATCCGGCGATCACCGTTCTGGACAGACGCGGTCTGACCGTTAACATCGACCTGGCTGTCCAGTACCGCCTGCGTGCCGAGACAGCACCGAAGACCATTGAAAAATGGGGTACGAGCTGGGAAGAGAAGATCATCAACTCCAAAGTGCGTGAAGTGGTGCGTGATGTCGTAGGACAGTACACGGCAGAGCAGCTCCCCGAGATGCGTAACGAGATCGCTGCAGCGATCGAAACGAAGATCAAGCAGAGTGTTCAGGAACTTCCGGAGAAGCCGGTCATCCTTACTTCTGTGGAGCTGAGGACCATCAATCTGCCTACAAAGATCAAAGAGCAGATCGAACGTGTACAGATCGCCAAACAGGAAGTGACCATCGCCGAGCAGATGAAAGAGAAAGCGAAGCAGGAAGCACAGCGTAAAGCAGAGATCGCACGTGGTGAAGCGGAAAAAAACCGTATTGAGGCACAGGGTGAAGCGGACAAGATACGTATCGAGGCGGAAGAGCAGGCAAAAGCCAACAAGCTCATCTCCAGCTCACTCACCAACGAACTCCTGCAGCTTGAGCAGATCAAGACTCAGGGGAAGTTCAACGATGCCCTCAAGGTCAACAAAGATGCACAGATCTTCCTCACCCCCGGTGGTGCGGTACCGAACATCTGGGTGGATGCCAAAGGCAAAGAGCAGAAGACCATTTCTGCAGAACAATAA
- the hisIE gene encoding bifunctional phosphoribosyl-AMP cyclohydrolase/phosphoribosyl-ATP diphosphatase HisIE: MTIDWNKNPLIPAIAQDAQTNDVLMLAYMNEEAYNLTLSTGYAHYFSRSKQRIWKKGESSGHTQEVKDVLLDCDADTVILKIKQNGVACHTGRRSCFFTSVLQDKVILDKEVDTDAIYGVVDTLYHTILERKSAPEEQKSWTKKLLDDKALMLSKIREEADEVCVAIDEESDEQVIYEAADLLYHTLVGLGYREISPDRVKQELARRFGMSGITEKEARSK; this comes from the coding sequence ATGACCATAGACTGGAACAAAAATCCCCTCATCCCTGCCATTGCACAGGATGCACAGACCAATGATGTCCTGATGCTTGCATACATGAATGAAGAAGCCTACAACCTCACTCTCTCAACCGGCTATGCACACTACTTCAGCCGAAGCAAACAGCGTATCTGGAAGAAAGGGGAGAGTTCCGGCCACACCCAGGAGGTTAAAGACGTACTTCTGGACTGCGATGCCGATACTGTTATACTTAAAATAAAACAGAACGGTGTCGCCTGCCATACTGGCCGAAGAAGCTGTTTCTTCACTTCGGTACTCCAGGACAAGGTCATTCTTGACAAAGAAGTCGATACCGATGCCATCTACGGTGTCGTAGATACACTCTACCACACCATTCTGGAACGAAAGAGTGCCCCGGAAGAACAGAAGTCCTGGACCAAAAAACTGCTGGACGACAAAGCCCTGATGCTCAGCAAGATCCGTGAAGAAGCCGACGAAGTCTGTGTCGCTATCGATGAAGAGAGCGACGAACAGGTCATCTACGAAGCAGCCGATCTCCTCTACCACACCCTGGTAGGCCTGGGCTACAGAGAGATCTCCCCGGACAGAGTCAAACAGGAACTCGCACGCCGTTTCGGTATGAGCGGGATTACAGAGAAAGAAGCAAGAAGTAAATAA
- the purF gene encoding amidophosphoribosyltransferase: protein MCAIVGVFGAKKASTVAYYSLFAMQHRGQEATGISTANGERIFIYKKRGMVADVFSQDTLDSLEGGCAVGHNRYSTAGSESAGDSQPVFAKYKLGEISVVHNGNLVNKHEVRNELIDRGAIFQTDMDTENIIHLIAKSQKDALVDRIKDMLTKIEGAYCLAIQSRSKMFVIRDRFGIRPLSLGKLKDGGWIVASETCAFELVGAEFVRDVNPGEMLIFEEGKEPLSEQIFEPDYHPCAFEYIYFARPDSIIDGKNVYEMRLEMGRRLAKETPADIDLVLPVPDSGVAAARGYADGLGVPFEMGIVRNHYVGRTFIEPTQEIRDLKVKMKLSPIKHLIQGKRVAIIDDSLVRGTTSKQIVRMLKEAGAKEVHMRIAAPEIKYPCRYGIDTPTKQELISTRFTPEEIAENMGADSLGFLSIEGLKESLGKERTYSLVSFDGNYFAGGNAESPGCAGGC from the coding sequence ATGTGTGCAATTGTCGGTGTATTCGGTGCAAAAAAAGCTTCTACGGTAGCGTACTATTCTCTCTTTGCGATGCAGCATCGCGGGCAGGAGGCTACCGGTATCTCTACAGCCAACGGCGAGCGTATCTTCATCTATAAGAAACGTGGCATGGTTGCAGATGTCTTTTCCCAGGATACACTTGACAGTCTGGAAGGCGGGTGCGCTGTAGGCCATAACCGTTACTCTACGGCGGGCAGTGAATCTGCCGGCGATTCACAGCCTGTATTCGCCAAATACAAACTGGGTGAGATCTCCGTCGTACACAATGGAAACCTTGTCAACAAGCATGAAGTAAGAAATGAACTTATCGACAGAGGTGCGATCTTTCAGACAGATATGGATACGGAAAACATCATCCACCTGATCGCGAAGTCACAGAAAGATGCACTGGTAGACCGTATCAAAGATATGCTGACCAAGATCGAGGGTGCGTACTGTCTCGCGATCCAGAGCCGTTCAAAGATGTTCGTGATCCGTGACCGTTTCGGTATTCGACCGCTCAGTCTTGGCAAACTCAAAGACGGCGGCTGGATAGTGGCTTCAGAAACCTGTGCTTTCGAGCTTGTAGGTGCGGAATTCGTACGTGATGTGAACCCTGGTGAGATGCTGATATTCGAAGAGGGCAAAGAGCCTCTTTCCGAGCAGATCTTCGAGCCTGACTACCACCCCTGTGCATTCGAATATATCTATTTTGCAAGACCTGACTCCATCATAGACGGGAAGAATGTCTATGAGATGCGTCTTGAAATGGGCAGAAGACTTGCCAAGGAGACACCAGCTGACATCGACCTGGTACTCCCTGTACCTGACTCCGGTGTGGCGGCCGCCAGAGGTTATGCCGACGGACTTGGCGTACCTTTTGAAATGGGTATCGTGAGAAATCACTATGTGGGCAGAACATTCATTGAGCCGACACAGGAGATCCGTGACCTCAAAGTGAAGATGAAGCTCTCTCCCATCAAACATTTGATACAGGGTAAACGCGTGGCGATCATCGATGATTCTCTGGTGCGCGGTACGACCTCCAAACAGATCGTCAGAATGCTCAAAGAGGCAGGTGCCAAAGAGGTGCATATGCGTATTGCAGCACCCGAGATCAAGTATCCGTGCCGATACGGTATCGATACCCCGACGAAGCAGGAGCTGATCTCTACGAGGTTCACTCCTGAAGAGATCGCTGAGAATATGGGAGCAGATTCGCTTGGCTTCCTCTCCATCGAGGGATTGAAAGAGTCTCTTGGGAAAGAGAGAACTTACTCTTTGGTCAGTTTTGACGGGAATTATTTTGCCGGTGGGAATGCCGAGAGTCCGGGGTGTGCTGGAGGGTGTTGA
- the dapB gene encoding 4-hydroxy-tetrahydrodipicolinate reductase, with the protein MTKVGIVGSTGRMGAHLIKNVLEEEGLELAGLHVFDELTVDVPAEVLITNSMSELLKVCDVIIDFSAPVATQELCEEALKNPTALVIATTGFTAHQQNLMTEAAKEMPVLYSSNMSAGIALLKQLVEQVSATLKDFDIEIVEQHHRHKVDAPSGTALTLGEFAAKGRGLDLDTVRVSGRDGQIGARTKDEIAVMALRGGDIVGRHTVGFYNDGEFLELNHTATSRETFSKGAIRAAKWLVDQKSGLYSINDCLGI; encoded by the coding sequence ATGACAAAAGTAGGAATCGTCGGCAGTACAGGAAGAATGGGTGCACATCTGATCAAGAATGTGCTGGAAGAAGAGGGGCTTGAACTGGCCGGGCTGCATGTATTCGATGAGCTGACAGTGGATGTACCTGCAGAGGTACTCATTACCAATTCTATGAGCGAACTGCTTAAAGTGTGTGATGTGATCATCGATTTCTCTGCTCCTGTCGCAACACAGGAACTGTGCGAAGAGGCATTGAAGAACCCTACGGCACTGGTCATCGCGACCACGGGCTTTACGGCACATCAACAGAATCTTATGACAGAAGCTGCCAAAGAGATGCCTGTGCTCTATTCTTCCAATATGTCTGCGGGGATCGCATTGCTCAAACAGTTGGTGGAACAGGTATCTGCGACGCTGAAGGATTTCGATATAGAGATCGTCGAACAGCACCACAGACACAAGGTCGATGCACCAAGCGGTACAGCTTTGACCCTGGGTGAATTTGCAGCCAAAGGGCGCGGACTGGACCTGGATACGGTACGTGTCTCCGGGCGTGACGGACAGATCGGTGCAAGAACCAAAGATGAGATCGCTGTGATGGCTCTACGCGGCGGTGACATTGTCGGGCGCCATACGGTCGGTTTCTACAATGACGGGGAGTTCCTTGAACTCAACCATACGGCAACCAGCAGAGAGACCTTCTCCAAAGGTGCCATCCGTGCGGCAAAATGGCTGGTAGACCAGAAGAGCGGTCTTTATTCGATCAATGATTGTTTAGGAATATAA
- the trxB gene encoding thioredoxin-disulfide reductase, with the protein MLDCAIIGGGPAGLTAGLYATRGGLKNVTMFETGMPGGQITQSSEIENYPGFFEHDKTGMDFMDTWQKQCFHFGLKHEMKKVERVAKTDEHFTVTLEGGEAVEAKTVIVCTGSVPKRAGFKGEDEFFGRGVSTCATCDGFFYKGKPVTVLGGGDTALEEAYYLSNIVSDVYLVHRRDTFRAAPSTIERVKKKENIHLVLDSVVDEVLGDAMGVSSVRVKNVKTDETQILETPGLFVFVGHDVNNSVLKDENGEFICEMNDWGQVKVDLSMRTSVEGLFAAGDLRIEAPKQVVVAAGDGATAALQVISYIQEQA; encoded by the coding sequence ATGTTAGATTGTGCAATTATCGGTGGTGGACCGGCAGGCTTGACCGCAGGACTTTATGCGACCAGAGGCGGATTGAAGAATGTGACGATGTTCGAAACGGGTATGCCCGGCGGGCAGATCACACAGAGTTCGGAGATAGAGAACTACCCCGGATTTTTTGAACATGACAAAACAGGCATGGACTTTATGGATACTTGGCAGAAACAGTGTTTCCACTTCGGTCTCAAACATGAAATGAAAAAGGTGGAGCGTGTCGCCAAGACAGATGAACATTTTACCGTAACACTTGAAGGCGGAGAGGCTGTAGAAGCCAAAACGGTGATCGTCTGTACAGGGTCTGTACCCAAAAGAGCAGGTTTCAAGGGCGAAGATGAATTTTTCGGACGTGGTGTAAGTACCTGTGCGACCTGTGACGGTTTCTTTTATAAAGGCAAACCTGTCACCGTTCTTGGTGGCGGAGACACAGCACTAGAAGAGGCCTATTATCTCTCCAATATCGTCTCCGATGTCTATCTGGTACACAGACGTGACACCTTCAGGGCAGCACCTTCGACCATTGAGAGAGTGAAGAAAAAAGAGAACATCCATTTGGTGCTTGACTCGGTGGTTGACGAGGTGCTCGGAGATGCCATGGGGGTCAGTTCGGTAAGAGTGAAGAATGTCAAAACAGATGAAACACAGATATTGGAGACACCGGGACTCTTCGTTTTTGTAGGACATGATGTCAACAATAGTGTACTCAAAGATGAGAACGGAGAGTTCATCTGTGAGATGAACGACTGGGGTCAGGTGAAAGTCGACCTGAGCATGCGGACATCGGTCGAGGGACTCTTTGCGGCAGGTGACCTGCGTATAGAAGCACCAAAACAGGTGGTGGTTGCAGCAGGTGACGGTGCAACGGCGGCACTGCAGGTAATCTCATATATTCAAGAACAGGCATAA